One genomic window of Phycisphaerales bacterium includes the following:
- a CDS encoding GNAT family N-acetyltransferase — MERPQHTQAGSRSAPRPVEVFAHDTPGARIDTDRLILRPATRDDAEAFEAALDSLIASGDGTSGVNLPGEHAKQIVKRQLELTAKGLRTGNALRRAIFDREDTNAILGCCNLIAIERGLEWFAELALWLAPEARGKGIAREACAAVTEHALADLPGGLGCASVRAYVQPTNSRAQSLFANLGYVHQPTTREHKDMGGEHHPHELWLRSLS; from the coding sequence ATGGAACGCCCGCAGCATACCCAAGCCGGTTCTCGGTCAGCACCGCGGCCCGTCGAGGTCTTCGCCCACGACACGCCGGGTGCTCGGATCGATACCGACCGCCTCATCCTTCGACCGGCAACGCGAGACGATGCCGAGGCGTTCGAAGCCGCGCTCGATTCGCTGATCGCTTCGGGCGACGGCACCAGCGGCGTGAATCTTCCGGGCGAGCACGCCAAGCAGATCGTCAAGCGGCAGCTCGAGCTCACGGCCAAGGGCCTGCGCACGGGCAACGCACTCCGCCGCGCCATCTTCGATCGCGAAGACACGAACGCCATCTTGGGCTGCTGCAATCTCATCGCCATCGAACGCGGGCTCGAGTGGTTCGCCGAGCTTGCATTGTGGCTCGCTCCCGAGGCAAGGGGCAAGGGGATTGCTCGCGAGGCCTGCGCGGCGGTCACCGAGCACGCGCTCGCCGATCTCCCAGGCGGACTTGGGTGCGCAAGCGTTCGAGCCTACGTGCAGCCGACCAACAGCCGCGCTCAGTCCCTCTTCGCAAACCTCGGCTACGTCCACCAGCCCACCACGCGTGAGCACAAGGACATGGGAGGCGAGCACCACCCGCACGAACTCTGGTTGCGGAGCCTGTCCTAG
- a CDS encoding GC-type dockerin domain-anchored protein, producing the protein MKTRVTLTALLLALASSHARAQDDPEILFSSPFSWDAAWIGTAILGMGLGPHTTLIPQDGQDLLDQLRAQEWDLVIIRWRFAFGRGFEADLADELEVHVQRGGKLMFSMAKIEQNPLLWDTLGIAGTENLKLPFPQIRVPFGGPLTPELRHPAFSSTFGMNLRDETFGPDYGDRLTPAPGAFPIALFEDDRAPAVIVSRAGRVIVAGQEWDNWGASSIDAAEDHIRWLLSCPADLDGDGEATVFDFLEFQNLFDASDPRADVFFDGRLDLFDFLEFFNQFEHACR; encoded by the coding sequence ATGAAGACTCGAGTGACTTTGACCGCCTTGCTGCTGGCCCTCGCATCGAGCCACGCACGGGCCCAGGACGATCCGGAGATCCTGTTCTCTTCGCCGTTTAGTTGGGATGCAGCGTGGATTGGAACCGCGATTCTCGGCATGGGCCTCGGTCCCCACACGACGTTGATTCCGCAGGACGGCCAGGACCTCCTCGATCAGCTCCGCGCCCAGGAATGGGACCTGGTCATCATCCGCTGGCGCTTCGCCTTCGGCCGCGGCTTCGAGGCCGACCTGGCCGACGAGCTCGAGGTCCACGTGCAGCGTGGCGGCAAGCTCATGTTCTCGATGGCGAAGATCGAGCAGAATCCACTGCTCTGGGACACGCTGGGCATTGCGGGAACGGAGAACCTCAAGTTGCCGTTTCCACAGATTCGCGTGCCATTCGGGGGACCCTTAACGCCCGAACTCCGGCACCCGGCGTTCTCGAGCACGTTCGGCATGAATCTTCGTGATGAGACCTTTGGTCCCGATTATGGCGATCGGCTGACGCCCGCACCGGGCGCGTTCCCGATAGCCTTGTTCGAAGACGACCGCGCCCCAGCAGTCATCGTGTCCCGCGCTGGGAGGGTCATCGTTGCCGGACAGGAATGGGACAACTGGGGCGCGAGCAGCATCGACGCCGCGGAGGACCACATCCGCTGGCTCCTGTCCTGCCCCGCCGACCTCGATGGCGACGGCGAGGCAACCGTGTTCGACTTCCTCGAGTTCCAGAACCTGTTCGATGCGAGCGACCCCAGGGCCGATGTGTTCTTCGACGGCCGCCTGGACCTCTTCGACTTCCTGGAGTTCTTCAACCAATTCGAGCACGCGTGTCGCTAG
- a CDS encoding NAD(P)-dependent alcohol dehydrogenase, translating into MARTVKALAAHEAGGSLEPFEFELGELGGHQVDIDVVACGVCHSDLSMLQNDWGMSQYPLVPGHEVVGTIAAKGDQIDHLEVGQTVGLGWFSKSCMRCRQCMGGDHNMCPDTEGTIVGRHGGFANRVRCDEAWAIPIPDGVDAKTAGPLFCGGITVFNPIVQLGVSPTDRVGVIGIGGLGHLALKFLNAWGCEVTAFTSNPDKKGDQAKKMGAHRIVDSTSDKALEDEAGRFDLILNTANANLNWKAFLSALGPRGALHSVGAVPDPMEVEVFDLLMKQRQVSASPLGSPATITDMLEFCGRHGIAPVTESFKMSNTNDALQHLKDGNARYRIVLEQDLS; encoded by the coding sequence GTGGCACGCACGGTCAAGGCATTGGCGGCACACGAGGCCGGGGGATCGCTCGAACCCTTCGAGTTCGAGCTGGGCGAGCTCGGCGGGCACCAGGTCGACATCGACGTCGTCGCCTGCGGCGTGTGCCACAGCGACCTGTCGATGCTCCAGAACGACTGGGGCATGAGCCAGTATCCGCTGGTGCCGGGCCATGAGGTCGTGGGCACGATCGCCGCCAAGGGCGACCAGATCGACCACCTGGAGGTCGGCCAGACCGTCGGCCTTGGCTGGTTCAGCAAGTCGTGCATGCGCTGCCGCCAGTGCATGGGCGGCGACCACAACATGTGCCCCGACACCGAGGGCACCATCGTCGGGCGGCACGGCGGCTTTGCCAACCGCGTGCGCTGCGACGAGGCGTGGGCGATCCCGATCCCCGACGGCGTCGACGCGAAGACCGCCGGCCCACTGTTCTGCGGGGGCATCACCGTCTTCAATCCCATCGTGCAGCTCGGCGTCTCGCCCACCGACCGCGTGGGCGTCATCGGCATCGGCGGGCTGGGGCACCTGGCGCTGAAGTTCCTCAACGCCTGGGGCTGCGAGGTCACGGCTTTTACGTCCAATCCCGACAAGAAGGGCGATCAGGCCAAGAAGATGGGCGCGCACCGCATCGTCGACTCGACGAGCGACAAGGCACTCGAGGACGAGGCCGGCCGATTCGACCTCATCCTCAACACCGCCAACGCCAATCTGAACTGGAAGGCGTTCCTGAGCGCCCTCGGCCCTCGGGGGGCCCTGCACAGCGTCGGAGCCGTGCCCGACCCGATGGAGGTCGAGGTCTTCGACCTGCTCATGAAGCAGCGGCAGGTGTCTGCCAGCCCGCTCGGCTCGCCCGCGACGATCACGGACATGCTCGAGTTCTGCGGCCGCCACGGCATCGCGCCGGTCACCGAGAGCTTCAAGATGTCGAACACCAACGACGCGCTCCAGCACCTCAAGGACGGCAACGCTCGCTACCGCATCGTCCTCGAACAGGACCTTTCGTAG
- a CDS encoding aldehyde dehydrogenase family protein: MDAALPDSHSGGGVSGPSGGSPASWLLRERLEWIRRFRRSVVEHQDNLIDLAADEVRKDPFETLVSDLVPLLSSCKWHERHARRVLRPQRIRGASVWQIGQRHRLHREPLGLVGIIATWNYPVQLLGVQLVQALVAGNRVVVKPSERCPKTQAKLLEIAGDAGLPEGTLRALEATREAGAAMLRDEPLDHLVFTGSTAVGREIAAAVGPRLIPSTLELSGRDSAFVLRDADVRLAARSIGAAVRLNAGQTCMAPRRVLVDAGVADEFTTLLEAEVAKSGPLTDCGGNQATPTVERCLAGDELVTGDHFGPAIAVVSCDSVERMLEVHRGIGQHLATSIFSRDTAEARALARRLGAGTVTINDTIIPTAHPGAPLPALGDSGWGLSRGELGLLAMTRPVHVSMTSRRVRVPTDPPEAKQVEQVKKFIRWWYGR; encoded by the coding sequence ATGGACGCCGCCTTGCCCGACAGTCATTCCGGAGGGGGAGTCTCCGGACCGTCAGGGGGTTCTCCAGCCTCATGGCTGCTCCGCGAGCGACTCGAGTGGATCCGGCGGTTCCGTCGATCCGTCGTCGAGCATCAAGATAATCTCATCGATCTCGCCGCCGACGAAGTACGAAAGGACCCGTTCGAGACTCTGGTGAGCGACCTCGTGCCGCTGCTAAGCAGCTGCAAGTGGCACGAGCGGCACGCCCGCAGGGTCCTGCGTCCGCAGCGCATTCGCGGGGCGAGCGTGTGGCAGATCGGCCAGCGGCACCGGCTCCATCGGGAGCCCCTAGGCCTGGTGGGCATCATCGCGACCTGGAATTACCCGGTGCAGCTCTTGGGCGTTCAGCTGGTGCAGGCCCTGGTGGCGGGCAATCGGGTGGTCGTCAAGCCCAGCGAGCGATGCCCGAAGACGCAGGCGAAGCTGCTCGAGATCGCCGGCGACGCCGGGCTACCCGAAGGAACGCTCCGAGCCCTCGAGGCCACGCGTGAAGCTGGTGCAGCCATGCTCCGCGACGAGCCGCTCGATCATTTGGTCTTTACGGGCTCCACCGCCGTTGGGCGAGAGATTGCGGCGGCGGTCGGGCCGCGGCTCATTCCCAGCACGCTCGAACTCTCGGGACGCGACTCGGCGTTCGTGCTCCGTGACGCCGACGTCCGGCTCGCCGCGCGATCGATCGGCGCGGCCGTGCGCCTGAACGCGGGGCAGACGTGCATGGCGCCCAGGCGTGTGCTGGTCGACGCGGGCGTCGCCGACGAGTTTACGACACTGCTGGAAGCCGAAGTCGCCAAGAGCGGACCGCTCACCGATTGCGGCGGCAATCAAGCGACGCCGACCGTCGAGCGATGCCTGGCGGGCGATGAACTCGTCACGGGCGACCACTTCGGGCCGGCGATCGCCGTGGTGTCCTGCGACTCCGTCGAACGCATGCTTGAGGTGCACCGCGGCATCGGACAGCATCTGGCGACGAGCATCTTTTCTCGCGACACCGCCGAGGCTCGAGCGCTTGCCCGGCGCTTGGGCGCCGGAACCGTCACCATCAACGACACCATCATTCCCACGGCCCACCCGGGCGCCCCGCTGCCCGCACTTGGCGACAGCGGCTGGGGCCTAAGCCGTGGCGAGCTCGGGTTACTTGCCATGACCCGGCCGGTGCACGTCTCGATGACGAGCCGACGCGTGCGCGTACCGACCGACCCGCCCGAAGCGAAGCAGGTCGAGCAGGTGAAGAAGTTCATTCGCTGGTGGTACGGCCGCTAG
- a CDS encoding FG-GAP repeat protein gives MNPDIIRTIVASMVAATAASAQIGTPATERLTPASTERLDLAGYQLAATGDWLFVALPQDNVTGFNSGSVTPFRFDDVTGAWVEEDTVISIGAYGGQFWGTAIAASGDTLVVGSPQDTRLALAGGFVEVFERVGDSWRYTQDLFTITPIERGDLFGSSVAIRGDLLVVGSPSAQSRGPYSGRVSVFERFGDRFEPVAEFERGDEDDLYGWSVAVGDGFFAAGTFNIDGDTYTYRGRGSVDVYEKVGDDWQLTATLEQDVPGFNERFGWSMDAASDVLVVGAYNEGSVPSLFTGPGAVYVFEKVDGVWTRTARLEPPDLKWDQQFGFDVNLSEDGTGLLVGAQNDPEVAEDAGAIYAYERDGRSWRFVQKFVSPASTAIARSEQFGTSVAYAKPGADRSWLVGGAPESDELGFRAGNVYAAELSGCPVDCDASGGLDIFDFLCFQTLFAAGDPAADFDDDGDLTIFDFLAFQTAFEDGCA, from the coding sequence ATGAACCCTGATATTATCCGAACCATCGTCGCGTCCATGGTTGCCGCAACGGCCGCGAGCGCCCAGATCGGGACGCCCGCGACCGAACGCCTCACGCCGGCCTCCACCGAGCGGCTCGACCTCGCGGGCTACCAGCTCGCGGCCACCGGCGACTGGCTGTTCGTCGCGCTGCCGCAAGACAACGTCACCGGGTTCAACTCGGGGTCGGTCACGCCGTTCCGATTCGATGACGTGACCGGCGCCTGGGTCGAGGAAGACACGGTCATCAGCATCGGCGCGTACGGCGGGCAGTTCTGGGGCACCGCCATCGCGGCATCGGGCGACACGCTGGTCGTTGGCTCGCCGCAGGACACGCGGCTCGCGCTCGCCGGCGGATTCGTCGAAGTCTTCGAGCGCGTCGGCGACTCGTGGCGGTACACCCAGGACCTCTTCACCATCACGCCCATCGAGCGCGGCGACCTGTTCGGCTCGTCGGTAGCGATCCGTGGCGACTTGCTGGTCGTCGGCTCGCCCTCGGCCCAGAGCCGAGGCCCGTACTCCGGGCGGGTCAGCGTGTTCGAGCGGTTCGGTGATCGATTCGAGCCCGTCGCCGAGTTCGAGCGGGGCGACGAGGACGATCTCTACGGCTGGTCGGTTGCCGTCGGCGATGGCTTCTTCGCCGCGGGTACGTTCAACATCGATGGCGATACGTACACCTACCGAGGCCGCGGCTCGGTCGACGTCTACGAGAAGGTCGGCGACGACTGGCAGCTCACGGCCACGCTCGAGCAGGACGTGCCGGGCTTCAACGAGCGGTTCGGGTGGTCGATGGACGCCGCGAGCGACGTGCTGGTCGTCGGCGCGTACAACGAGGGCTCGGTCCCCTCACTCTTTACCGGCCCGGGTGCGGTCTACGTCTTCGAGAAGGTCGACGGCGTGTGGACGCGCACCGCACGGCTCGAGCCGCCGGACCTCAAGTGGGACCAGCAATTCGGCTTCGACGTCAACCTCTCCGAGGACGGCACGGGCCTGCTCGTGGGCGCCCAGAACGACCCCGAGGTCGCCGAGGACGCGGGCGCGATCTACGCGTACGAGCGCGACGGGCGCTCGTGGCGCTTCGTTCAGAAGTTCGTCTCGCCCGCCTCGACGGCGATCGCGCGCAGCGAGCAGTTCGGCACGAGCGTCGCCTACGCGAAGCCCGGCGCCGATCGGTCCTGGCTCGTCGGCGGCGCACCCGAGTCCGACGAGCTCGGCTTCCGGGCCGGCAACGTCTACGCGGCCGAGCTATCGGGCTGCCCGGTCGATTGCGACGCCAGCGGCGGGCTTGACATCTTCGACTTCCTGTGCTTCCAGACGCTCTTCGCCGCGGGCGACCCAGCGGCCGACTTCGACGACGACGGCGACCTGACCATCTTCGACTTCCTGGCGTTCCAGACGGCGTTCGAGGACGGGTGTGCGTGA
- a CDS encoding 4-oxalocrotonate tautomerase family protein — protein MPYVNVRITPAATREQKARIIAEITDTLGRVLGKAPEHTHVVIDEVDEQNWGFAGVPTDVLRAKKPE, from the coding sequence ATGCCCTACGTCAACGTCCGCATCACGCCCGCCGCCACGCGGGAGCAGAAGGCCCGGATCATCGCCGAGATCACCGACACGCTCGGCCGCGTGCTGGGCAAGGCTCCCGAGCACACCCATGTGGTGATCGACGAGGTGGACGAGCAGAACTGGGGGTTCGCGGGCGTGCCGACCGACGTGTTACGGGCGAAGAAGCCGGAGTAA
- a CDS encoding thiazole synthase → MTASSPTSAPVSTDSNALVAPLTIAGRTVDSRLFVGTGKYASYDLMQRALEASGCRVVTVAVRRERLVNEKGESLLDYVDTGKYTILPNTAGCFTADDAVRVARLGRELLSQIDNPGQDWVKLEVLGDKRTLLPDPVGTVEATKQLIDDGFKVLVYSSDDPIVAKRLKDLGAASVMPAGSPIGSGRGVVNQANIVLCLEALKDGDPDYPVIVDAGVGSASDVSVAMELGADGVLLNTAIAHAKDPVLMAHAMRLALDAGYLSYRSGRIEKKLYATASSPFEGAISYIPGE, encoded by the coding sequence ATGACCGCATCGAGCCCCACGTCCGCCCCTGTTTCCACCGACTCGAACGCCCTCGTCGCCCCGCTCACGATCGCCGGCCGAACCGTCGACAGCCGGTTGTTCGTCGGCACCGGCAAGTACGCCAGCTACGACCTCATGCAGCGCGCCCTCGAGGCCAGCGGCTGCCGCGTGGTGACCGTGGCCGTGCGCCGCGAACGCCTCGTGAACGAGAAGGGCGAGAGCCTGCTGGACTACGTCGACACGGGCAAGTACACCATCCTGCCCAACACCGCCGGCTGCTTCACGGCCGACGACGCCGTGCGTGTTGCTCGGCTCGGGCGCGAGCTGCTGAGCCAGATCGACAACCCCGGCCAGGACTGGGTCAAGCTCGAGGTGCTGGGCGACAAGCGCACGCTGCTGCCCGACCCCGTGGGCACCGTCGAGGCCACGAAGCAGCTCATCGACGACGGCTTCAAGGTGCTCGTGTACTCGAGCGACGACCCCATCGTCGCCAAGCGGCTCAAGGACCTGGGCGCTGCAAGCGTCATGCCCGCGGGCAGCCCCATCGGCAGCGGCCGCGGCGTGGTGAACCAGGCCAACATCGTGCTCTGCCTCGAAGCCCTCAAGGACGGCGACCCGGACTATCCGGTGATCGTCGACGCCGGCGTCGGCAGCGCGAGCGACGTGTCGGTCGCGATGGAGCTGGGCGCCGACGGCGTGCTGCTCAACACCGCCATCGCCCACGCCAAGGACCCGGTGCTCATGGCCCACGCCATGCGCCTCGCCCTGGACGCCGGCTACCTGAGCTACCGCAGCGGCCGCATCGAGAAGAAGCTCTACGCGACGGCCAGCAGCCCGTTCGAGGGAGCGATCAGCTACATCCCGGGCGAGTAG
- a CDS encoding M14 family zinc carboxypeptidase: MTSHPISWMLTAATLALATLAIARDDLPQANASEAPASGAMVVRVPHATRSILEQLESLRADFWTHTPIVGQPIEVALSRSQAAALRARGFEFEVIIEDLDAFEASMRAQNDAARSGDATDWYAAYRTPEEFTERLELIEGLNPTIVRKRLIGLSIEGRRIEAYRITGAGLAVGKRAVVLIGGTHAREWVAHMASMYTLEQFVRGYGDDPEITQLLDRLEFIFIPLLNPDGTKHSHDVYAWWRKNRRGDGMGGVWGVDNNRNYSVGWGRGVGSGETYPGEFEFSEPENQALRNFLLPMKDRVAAVVDVHASGGVLFTPYSYQGRLPVERYALIAQASEEIAAAMSAAPGLDRTIGWRTPGSYGGTSKDWAFDELEALSWTFELGEGWMGPVERIKPWGRSLVAGAIALGQFVDRPIQLAVYAPGGTVRNYVGLGEPFSIRVEAMDGSSKVDPASVRIYQQVYGESDFVVAEAEHLGDEAYRAELMGISCDRWVTGFYAEATTIDGQVVRVPADGSLIDVTTQFETVNLHPCETTSGWAERDIGDTATTGLWSMRDPVATALQPENDTTLQGSRCLFTDPTAPSNPEDGMVNGVASMRFVGWRPEFRGPASGKLEFSYWAARPHGSPPVAMVVEVSTDQGATWEHIVTLEADHEPAWKHYRGSVPLPHYEWLIMTRFRAGVGEGDVLGEFGIDDVRTVIRRCDFHPGDFDRNGVVDLFDMLAFQGAFQAGDPRADLDGDGELTIFDFLEFQRLFEL; this comes from the coding sequence ATGACCAGTCACCCGATCTCGTGGATGCTTACCGCTGCAACCCTGGCCCTCGCGACGCTCGCCATCGCCCGAGATGACCTGCCGCAGGCCAATGCGTCCGAGGCGCCGGCTTCCGGCGCGATGGTCGTTCGTGTGCCGCACGCCACGCGGTCGATCCTGGAGCAGCTCGAGTCCCTCCGGGCCGACTTCTGGACGCACACGCCGATCGTGGGCCAACCGATCGAGGTAGCGCTGTCGCGATCCCAGGCCGCAGCGCTGCGAGCTCGGGGCTTCGAGTTCGAGGTGATCATTGAAGACCTCGACGCGTTCGAGGCAAGCATGCGGGCCCAGAACGACGCAGCCCGCTCGGGTGATGCGACCGACTGGTATGCGGCCTATCGAACACCCGAGGAGTTCACCGAGCGGCTGGAACTGATCGAGGGTCTCAACCCCACCATCGTGCGGAAGCGTCTCATCGGCCTGTCGATCGAGGGCCGACGCATCGAGGCCTACCGCATCACCGGCGCAGGACTGGCGGTCGGCAAGCGTGCCGTGGTGCTCATTGGTGGGACGCACGCCCGCGAGTGGGTTGCGCACATGGCATCGATGTACACGCTCGAGCAGTTCGTCCGCGGCTACGGCGATGATCCCGAGATCACGCAACTGCTCGACCGCCTTGAGTTCATCTTCATCCCGCTGCTCAACCCCGATGGCACGAAACACTCGCACGACGTCTACGCCTGGTGGCGGAAGAACCGGCGCGGCGACGGCATGGGCGGCGTCTGGGGCGTCGACAACAATCGCAACTACAGCGTTGGTTGGGGCAGGGGCGTCGGATCAGGCGAAACCTATCCGGGCGAGTTCGAGTTCTCCGAACCCGAGAACCAGGCGTTGCGGAACTTCCTACTTCCCATGAAGGATCGCGTGGCTGCCGTGGTCGACGTCCACGCATCGGGCGGCGTGCTCTTCACGCCGTACAGCTACCAGGGACGCCTGCCGGTCGAGCGGTATGCCCTGATTGCGCAAGCCAGCGAGGAGATCGCTGCGGCGATGAGTGCCGCACCCGGCCTCGATCGAACCATCGGATGGCGCACGCCCGGCAGCTACGGCGGCACGTCGAAGGATTGGGCCTTCGACGAGCTCGAAGCACTTTCGTGGACCTTCGAGCTTGGCGAGGGATGGATGGGTCCCGTCGAGCGCATCAAGCCCTGGGGCCGATCGCTCGTCGCGGGCGCCATCGCGCTCGGGCAGTTCGTGGATCGACCGATTCAGCTGGCCGTGTACGCGCCTGGCGGTACCGTGCGCAACTACGTAGGACTGGGCGAGCCATTCTCCATACGCGTCGAAGCGATGGACGGCAGCAGCAAAGTCGATCCCGCCTCGGTGCGGATCTACCAGCAGGTCTACGGCGAGAGCGACTTCGTCGTTGCTGAGGCGGAGCACCTGGGTGACGAGGCATATCGGGCCGAGCTCATGGGCATCTCGTGCGACCGCTGGGTCACCGGTTTCTACGCCGAGGCGACGACGATCGACGGCCAAGTCGTCCGCGTTCCGGCCGATGGGTCGCTCATCGACGTCACGACGCAGTTCGAGACGGTCAATCTGCACCCGTGCGAAACGACGTCGGGCTGGGCCGAGCGCGACATTGGCGACACGGCGACGACCGGCCTCTGGAGCATGCGCGATCCCGTCGCGACGGCGCTCCAGCCCGAGAACGACACGACGCTGCAGGGCTCGCGCTGCCTCTTTACCGACCCCACGGCCCCCTCCAACCCGGAAGATGGCATGGTCAACGGCGTCGCGTCAATGCGGTTCGTCGGATGGCGTCCGGAATTCCGCGGCCCCGCGTCGGGCAAGCTCGAGTTCAGCTACTGGGCCGCTCGCCCGCACGGCAGCCCGCCCGTTGCCATGGTGGTCGAGGTCTCGACGGACCAGGGGGCGACGTGGGAACACATCGTCACGCTCGAGGCCGACCACGAGCCAGCGTGGAAGCACTACCGGGGAAGCGTCCCCTTGCCACACTACGAGTGGTTGATCATGACGCGGTTCCGCGCCGGCGTGGGCGAAGGCGACGTACTGGGCGAGTTTGGCATCGACGACGTCCGGACCGTCATCCGGCGGTGTGACTTCCACCCTGGCGACTTCGATCGAAACGGCGTCGTCGACTTATTCGACATGCTGGCGTTCCAGGGCGCGTTCCAGGCCGGCGACCCTCGTGCCGATCTGGACGGCGACGGCGAGCTGACGATCTTCGACTTCCTGGAGTTCCAGCGGCTCTTCGAGCTCTGA
- the glmS gene encoding glutamine--fructose-6-phosphate transaminase (isomerizing), with the protein MCGIVAYLGHRQARPLLIEGLKRLEYRGYDSAGMAVIDGGLHVARAVGRVSNLEGIVEGNPDFEGTLGIAHTRWATHGGVTEANAHPHRDDTNGIALVHNGIIENYSALRTYLTERGHTFHSETDTEVLAMLMGELYDPEHGMDLEKSVQAALREVTGAYAIAVVCEREPDTLVCARKGSALLVGVGSGEFVVASDPAAIVAHTTQAFPLEDYNVCKITREKFTTSTIHNVPVTPRVEQLELDLEQIELGGYAHFMQKEIFEQPAALRTCMRGRLNSADGMVVLGGLRQFAPQLVRSRRVILAAQGTALHSAMIGEYLLEDLAKVPAECEYASEFRYRNPIIEEGTVVVAVSQSGETADTLAALTEAKERGALALGVINAVGSSIPRMTDAGVYLRAGPEIGVASTKAFTAQVAVLTMISLFMARRRFMSAEQCTDLIKELELLPDKIEKVLELNDSIRSITEKYVERENWLFLGRGYNYPTALEGALKLKEISYIHAEGMPAAEMKHGPIALIDDGMPAVFIATRGSQYDKVMSNISEVRSRGGHVIAVATEGDREIDKHAEDVFFIPDVPECLSPMLAVVPLQLMAYHAAVLRGHDVDKPRNLAKSVTVE; encoded by the coding sequence ATGTGTGGAATCGTCGCCTACCTCGGCCACCGCCAGGCCCGTCCGCTGCTCATCGAGGGCCTCAAGCGGCTGGAATACCGCGGCTACGACTCGGCCGGCATGGCGGTCATCGACGGCGGGCTGCACGTCGCTCGCGCCGTCGGACGCGTGAGCAACCTCGAAGGCATCGTGGAGGGCAACCCGGACTTCGAGGGCACGCTGGGCATCGCCCACACGCGCTGGGCAACGCACGGCGGGGTGACCGAGGCGAACGCCCACCCGCACCGGGACGACACGAACGGCATCGCCCTGGTCCACAACGGCATCATCGAGAACTACAGCGCCCTGCGCACCTACCTCACCGAGCGCGGCCACACGTTTCATAGCGAGACGGACACCGAGGTGCTCGCCATGCTCATGGGCGAGCTCTACGACCCCGAGCACGGCATGGACCTGGAAAAGTCCGTGCAGGCGGCGCTGCGAGAGGTCACCGGCGCGTACGCCATCGCCGTGGTGTGCGAGCGGGAGCCCGATACGCTCGTCTGCGCGCGCAAGGGCTCGGCGCTGCTCGTCGGCGTGGGCAGCGGCGAGTTCGTCGTCGCATCCGATCCGGCCGCCATCGTCGCCCACACGACGCAGGCCTTCCCGCTCGAAGACTACAACGTCTGCAAGATCACGCGTGAGAAGTTCACGACCAGCACGATCCACAACGTGCCCGTCACGCCGCGCGTCGAGCAACTCGAGCTCGACCTGGAGCAGATCGAGCTGGGCGGCTACGCCCATTTCATGCAGAAGGAGATCTTCGAGCAGCCCGCGGCCCTGCGTACGTGCATGCGCGGACGGCTGAACAGCGCCGACGGCATGGTCGTTCTCGGCGGGCTACGTCAGTTCGCCCCCCAGCTCGTGCGCTCGAGACGCGTCATCTTGGCCGCCCAGGGCACGGCCCTGCACTCGGCCATGATCGGGGAGTACTTGCTCGAGGACCTCGCCAAGGTGCCCGCCGAGTGCGAATACGCCAGCGAGTTCCGCTACCGCAACCCCATCATCGAAGAGGGCACGGTGGTGGTGGCCGTCAGCCAGAGCGGCGAGACGGCCGACACGCTCGCGGCCCTAACCGAAGCCAAGGAGCGCGGCGCGCTCGCGCTGGGCGTCATCAACGCCGTGGGCTCGAGCATCCCCCGTATGACCGACGCGGGCGTGTACCTGCGTGCCGGACCGGAGATCGGCGTCGCGAGCACTAAGGCCTTCACGGCCCAGGTCGCCGTGCTCACGATGATCAGCCTGTTTATGGCCCGGCGTCGCTTCATGAGCGCCGAGCAATGCACCGACCTGATCAAGGAGCTCGAGCTCTTACCCGACAAGATCGAGAAGGTCCTCGAACTCAACGACTCCATCCGCTCGATCACCGAGAAGTACGTCGAGCGTGAGAATTGGCTGTTCCTGGGTCGAGGATACAACTACCCAACGGCGCTCGAAGGCGCACTGAAGCTCAAGGAGATCAGCTACATCCACGCCGAGGGCATGCCTGCCGCAGAGATGAAGCACGGGCCGATCGCGCTCATCGACGACGGGATGCCGGCGGTCTTTATCGCCACCCGCGGAAGCCAGTATGACAAGGTCATGAGCAATATCAGCGAGGTCCGCAGCCGGGGCGGTCACGTCATCGCCGTGGCGACCGAGGGAGACCGCGAGATCGATAAGCATGCCGAGGACGTGTTCTTCATCCCAGACGTGCCCGAATGCCTCAGCCCGATGCTCGCGGTCGTGCCGCTGCAGCTCATGGCCTACCACGCGGCCGTCCTCCGCGGCCACGACGTCGACAAGCCACGGAATCTGGCCAAGAGCGTGACGGTCGAGTAG